One Delphinus delphis chromosome 3, mDelDel1.2, whole genome shotgun sequence genomic region harbors:
- the CDC25C gene encoding M-phase inducer phosphatase 3 isoform X1, with protein sequence MSAEFFSSTREEGSLDSGPSFRSNQRKILNLLLERDTSFSISSDIPRTPVEKKLFGDSANLSILSGETPKRCLNLSNLSSGEMSATQFTTSSDLDETGHLDSTGPEEIQLAGMNYHQHLVKCSPAQLLCSTPNALDHGHRKKDAICSSSTNKENENSTSKPLEWWVPRNLRSPLFLLDNGNLVESEMKHLDSPITTVSKLDKNPELGENQTEEISDELMEFSLEDQEEAKASVNRSCLYRSSSLPDSLNSPGLKQMVKFKDNTIPDKVKKKYCSSHKELRKGLGIKKMVSLCDINMTQMLEEDSNQGPLIGDFSKVCALPTVSGRHQDLKYVNPETVAALLLGKFQGLIEIFYIIDCRYPYEYLGGHIQGALNLYSQEELYNFFLKKPIVPLDTQKRIIIVFHCEFSSERGPRMYRSLRQEDRAVNQYPALYYPELYILKGGYRDFFPEYMELCEPQSYCPMHHQDHKTELLRCRNQSKAWEGERQLQEQIALLVKDVSP encoded by the exons GGTCCAATCAGAGGAAGATATTAAACCTGCTCCTGGAGAGAGATACTTCCTTTTCCATCAGTTCAGATATCCCTAGAACCCCAGTGGAGAAGAAACTTTTTGGTGATTCTGCAAACCTAAGCATTTTGTCTGG AGAAACCCCAAAACGTTGCCTTAATCTTTCGAATCTTAGCAGCGGGGAGATGTCTGCCACTCAGTTTACCACTTCTTCAGACCTTGATGAAACTG GTCACTTGGATTCTACAGGACCTGAGGAAATACAGTTAGCTGGGAT GAATTATCACCAACACCTTGTAAAATGCAGCCCA GCACAGCTGCTTTGTAGCACTCCGAATGCTTTGGACCATGGCCACAGGAAGAAAGATGCAATATGTAGCTCATCCACAAATAAAGAGAAT GAAAACAGCACTTCAAAGCCCTTGGAGTGGTGGGTACCCAGGAACCTGAGGTCTCCTCTTTTTCTGCTG GACAATGGAAACTTGGTGGAAAGTGAAATGAAACATCTGGACAGTCCTATTACTACAGTTTCAAAATTAGATAAAAATCCAGAGCTAGGAGAAAACCAGACAGAGGAGATTTCAGATGAATTGATGGAGTTTTCTCTGGAAGATCAAGAAGAGGCCAAG GCATCTGTGAACAGGAGCTGCCTGTATCGCTCCTCTTCGTTGCCAGACAGTTTGAACAGTCCAGGACTGAAGCAGATGGTAAAATTCAAGGACAACACAATACcagataaagtaaaaaagaaatattgttctAGCCACAAAGAGCTCAGGAAG GGTTTAGGTATAAAGAAAATGGTCTCCCTCTGTGACATTAATATGACTCAGATGCTGGAGGAAGATTCTAACCAGGGGCCTCTGATTGGTGATTTCTCCAAG GTATGTGCACTGCCGACCGTGTCAGGGAGACACCAAGATCTGAAGTACGTCAACCCAGAAACA GTGGCTGCCTTGCTTTTGGGGAAGTTCCAGGGGCTGATAGAGATATTTTATATCATCGATTGCCGCTATCCATATGAGTACCTGGGAGGACACATCCAG GGAGCTTTAAACTTGTACAGTCAAGAAGAACTGTATAACTTCTTTCTGAAGAAACCCATTGTCCCTTTGGATACTCAGAAAAGAATAATCATTGTGTTCCACTGTGAATTCTCCTCAGAGAGGGGTCCCCGCAT GTACCGCTCTCTGAGACAAGAGGACAGGGCTGTGAACCAGTATCCTGCACTGTACTACCCAGAGCTGTATATCCTCAAAGGGGGCTACAGAGACTTCTTTCCAGAATATATG GAGCTGTGCGAACCACAGAGCTACTGCCCTATGCATCACCAGGACCATAAGACTGAGCTGCTGAGGTGTCGAAACCAGAGCAAAGCATGGGAAGGGGAGCGGCAGCTGCAGGAACAGATTGCCTTGCTGGTGAAGGATGTGAGCCCATGA
- the CDC25C gene encoding M-phase inducer phosphatase 3 isoform X3, with protein MSAEFFSSTREEGSLDSGPSFRSNQRKILNLLLERDTSFSISSDIPRTPVEKKLFGDSANLSILSGETPKRCLNLSNLSSGEMSATQFTTSSDLDETGHLDSTGPEEIQLAGMNYHQHLVKCSPAQLLCSTPNALDHGHRKKDAICSSSTNKENDNGNLVESEMKHLDSPITTVSKLDKNPELGENQTEEISDELMEFSLEDQEEAKASVNRSCLYRSSSLPDSLNSPGLKQMVKFKDNTIPDKVKKKYCSSHKELRKGLGIKKMVSLCDINMTQMLEEDSNQGPLIGDFSKVAALLLGKFQGLIEIFYIIDCRYPYEYLGGHIQGALNLYSQEELYNFFLKKPIVPLDTQKRIIIVFHCEFSSERGPRMYRSLRQEDRAVNQYPALYYPELYILKGGYRDFFPEYMELCEPQSYCPMHHQDHKTELLRCRNQSKAWEGERQLQEQIALLVKDVSP; from the exons GGTCCAATCAGAGGAAGATATTAAACCTGCTCCTGGAGAGAGATACTTCCTTTTCCATCAGTTCAGATATCCCTAGAACCCCAGTGGAGAAGAAACTTTTTGGTGATTCTGCAAACCTAAGCATTTTGTCTGG AGAAACCCCAAAACGTTGCCTTAATCTTTCGAATCTTAGCAGCGGGGAGATGTCTGCCACTCAGTTTACCACTTCTTCAGACCTTGATGAAACTG GTCACTTGGATTCTACAGGACCTGAGGAAATACAGTTAGCTGGGAT GAATTATCACCAACACCTTGTAAAATGCAGCCCA GCACAGCTGCTTTGTAGCACTCCGAATGCTTTGGACCATGGCCACAGGAAGAAAGATGCAATATGTAGCTCATCCACAAATAAAGAGAAT GACAATGGAAACTTGGTGGAAAGTGAAATGAAACATCTGGACAGTCCTATTACTACAGTTTCAAAATTAGATAAAAATCCAGAGCTAGGAGAAAACCAGACAGAGGAGATTTCAGATGAATTGATGGAGTTTTCTCTGGAAGATCAAGAAGAGGCCAAG GCATCTGTGAACAGGAGCTGCCTGTATCGCTCCTCTTCGTTGCCAGACAGTTTGAACAGTCCAGGACTGAAGCAGATGGTAAAATTCAAGGACAACACAATACcagataaagtaaaaaagaaatattgttctAGCCACAAAGAGCTCAGGAAG GGTTTAGGTATAAAGAAAATGGTCTCCCTCTGTGACATTAATATGACTCAGATGCTGGAGGAAGATTCTAACCAGGGGCCTCTGATTGGTGATTTCTCCAAG GTGGCTGCCTTGCTTTTGGGGAAGTTCCAGGGGCTGATAGAGATATTTTATATCATCGATTGCCGCTATCCATATGAGTACCTGGGAGGACACATCCAG GGAGCTTTAAACTTGTACAGTCAAGAAGAACTGTATAACTTCTTTCTGAAGAAACCCATTGTCCCTTTGGATACTCAGAAAAGAATAATCATTGTGTTCCACTGTGAATTCTCCTCAGAGAGGGGTCCCCGCAT GTACCGCTCTCTGAGACAAGAGGACAGGGCTGTGAACCAGTATCCTGCACTGTACTACCCAGAGCTGTATATCCTCAAAGGGGGCTACAGAGACTTCTTTCCAGAATATATG GAGCTGTGCGAACCACAGAGCTACTGCCCTATGCATCACCAGGACCATAAGACTGAGCTGCTGAGGTGTCGAAACCAGAGCAAAGCATGGGAAGGGGAGCGGCAGCTGCAGGAACAGATTGCCTTGCTGGTGAAGGATGTGAGCCCATGA
- the CDC25C gene encoding M-phase inducer phosphatase 3 isoform X2, protein MSAEFFSSTREEGSLDSGPSFRSNQRKILNLLLERDTSFSISSDIPRTPVEKKLFGDSANLSILSGETPKRCLNLSNLSSGEMSATQFTTSSDLDETGHLDSTGPEEIQLAGMNYHQHLVKCSPAQLLCSTPNALDHGHRKKDAICSSSTNKENDNGNLVESEMKHLDSPITTVSKLDKNPELGENQTEEISDELMEFSLEDQEEAKASVNRSCLYRSSSLPDSLNSPGLKQMVKFKDNTIPDKVKKKYCSSHKELRKGLGIKKMVSLCDINMTQMLEEDSNQGPLIGDFSKVCALPTVSGRHQDLKYVNPETVAALLLGKFQGLIEIFYIIDCRYPYEYLGGHIQGALNLYSQEELYNFFLKKPIVPLDTQKRIIIVFHCEFSSERGPRMYRSLRQEDRAVNQYPALYYPELYILKGGYRDFFPEYMELCEPQSYCPMHHQDHKTELLRCRNQSKAWEGERQLQEQIALLVKDVSP, encoded by the exons GGTCCAATCAGAGGAAGATATTAAACCTGCTCCTGGAGAGAGATACTTCCTTTTCCATCAGTTCAGATATCCCTAGAACCCCAGTGGAGAAGAAACTTTTTGGTGATTCTGCAAACCTAAGCATTTTGTCTGG AGAAACCCCAAAACGTTGCCTTAATCTTTCGAATCTTAGCAGCGGGGAGATGTCTGCCACTCAGTTTACCACTTCTTCAGACCTTGATGAAACTG GTCACTTGGATTCTACAGGACCTGAGGAAATACAGTTAGCTGGGAT GAATTATCACCAACACCTTGTAAAATGCAGCCCA GCACAGCTGCTTTGTAGCACTCCGAATGCTTTGGACCATGGCCACAGGAAGAAAGATGCAATATGTAGCTCATCCACAAATAAAGAGAAT GACAATGGAAACTTGGTGGAAAGTGAAATGAAACATCTGGACAGTCCTATTACTACAGTTTCAAAATTAGATAAAAATCCAGAGCTAGGAGAAAACCAGACAGAGGAGATTTCAGATGAATTGATGGAGTTTTCTCTGGAAGATCAAGAAGAGGCCAAG GCATCTGTGAACAGGAGCTGCCTGTATCGCTCCTCTTCGTTGCCAGACAGTTTGAACAGTCCAGGACTGAAGCAGATGGTAAAATTCAAGGACAACACAATACcagataaagtaaaaaagaaatattgttctAGCCACAAAGAGCTCAGGAAG GGTTTAGGTATAAAGAAAATGGTCTCCCTCTGTGACATTAATATGACTCAGATGCTGGAGGAAGATTCTAACCAGGGGCCTCTGATTGGTGATTTCTCCAAG GTATGTGCACTGCCGACCGTGTCAGGGAGACACCAAGATCTGAAGTACGTCAACCCAGAAACA GTGGCTGCCTTGCTTTTGGGGAAGTTCCAGGGGCTGATAGAGATATTTTATATCATCGATTGCCGCTATCCATATGAGTACCTGGGAGGACACATCCAG GGAGCTTTAAACTTGTACAGTCAAGAAGAACTGTATAACTTCTTTCTGAAGAAACCCATTGTCCCTTTGGATACTCAGAAAAGAATAATCATTGTGTTCCACTGTGAATTCTCCTCAGAGAGGGGTCCCCGCAT GTACCGCTCTCTGAGACAAGAGGACAGGGCTGTGAACCAGTATCCTGCACTGTACTACCCAGAGCTGTATATCCTCAAAGGGGGCTACAGAGACTTCTTTCCAGAATATATG GAGCTGTGCGAACCACAGAGCTACTGCCCTATGCATCACCAGGACCATAAGACTGAGCTGCTGAGGTGTCGAAACCAGAGCAAAGCATGGGAAGGGGAGCGGCAGCTGCAGGAACAGATTGCCTTGCTGGTGAAGGATGTGAGCCCATGA